In the genome of Paenarthrobacter ilicis, the window CGCGCGCCGGCCTCGATGGACATGTTGCAGATGGTCATCCGGGCATCCATGGACAAGGAGCGGATGGCCGAGCCGCGGTATTCCAGCACGTAGCCCTGGCCGCCGCCCGTGCCGATCTTCGCAATGACAGCCAGGATGATGTCCTTGGCGGTGACGCCCGGACGCAGAGTGCCCTCAACGTTGATCGCCATGGTCTTGAAGGGCTTCAGCGACAACGTCTGGGTAGCCATGACGTGCTCCACCTCGGAGGTTCCGATGCCCATGGCCAGGGCACCGAACGCACCGTGCGTGGAGGTATGCGAATCGCCGCAGACCACGGTCATGCCAGGCTGGGTCAGCCCCAGCTGGGGACCCACCACGTGCACAATGCCTTGTTCCTTGTCACCCAAGGAGTGCAAGCGGACGCCAAACTCCTTGCAATTGGCGCGCAGCGTCTCAATCTGGGTTCGGCTGGTGAGGTCGGCAATGGGCTTGTCGATATCCAGCGTCGGCGTGTTGTGGTCCTCGGTGGCGATGGTCAGGTCCACGCGCCGCAGCTGACGTCCGGCCAGCCGCAAACCCTCGAAGGCCTGCGGCGAGGTGACCTCATGGACCAGGTGCAGGTCGATGAAGAGAAGATCGGGCTGGGCGTTGGCTCCTTCGCCTTCACCCTTGCGCACGATGTGCGCGTCCCAGACTTTCTCGGCCAGTGTTTTTCCCACGGCCTGCTCCCTTCACTGCGTTTTGGATGGTTATCCGATGGCTCATGAGGATCCGCTGATGGGCAGGAATCCACAATCTCTGCCTCTACTGAATCAGGACGGCCTTGAAAGAGGCCAGCGAAACAACTTGCATCTCAGATATTGAGACGGCAATATCATTACATGGACAATTCTAGTGGAGTCGGTGTCATTGATAAAGCGGCACAAGTGCTCGATGCGCTCGAGGCAGGACCCACCACTCTTGCCCAACTTGTTGCGGCCACGGGCCTGGCCCGGCCTACCGTGCACCGGCTCGCGCTGGCCTTGGTCCACCACAGGCTGGTGAGCCGGGACATCCAGGGGCGGTTCGTTTTGGGCAGCCGCCTTGTTGAGCTGGCGTCCGCCGCCGGGGAGGACCGCCTGATCGCCTCAGCAGGCCCCGTTCTCATCCAACTTCGCGATGCTACCGGAGAAAGCGCCCAGATCTTCCGACGCCAGGGTGACTGGCGGGTTTGTGTTGCCTCCGCGGAACGTCCCATCGGACTTCGGGACACTATTCCCGTGGGTACCCAACTCTCCATGAAAGCCGGCTCGGCAGCGCAGGTCCTGCTGGCCTGGGAAGATCATGACCGCCTCCTTGAAGGACTGCAGAACGCCAGGTTCACCCCCACCGTTTTGGCAGGAGTACGACGCCGGGGCTGGGGTCAGAGCCTCGGCGAACGCGAGCCTGGGGTTGCGTCGGTTTCCGCTCCTGTGCGCGGCCCCTCCGGGAGGGTGATCGCCGCCGTCTCCATCTCCGGGCCCATTGAGCGCCTCACCCGCCAGCCCGGCCGCCTCCACGCCGAGGTAGTGTGCAACGCAGCCCGCGTGCTCACTGAGGCACTGCGGAAGAACAACGACTAGCCGTGGATTCCTACGCCGTATTCCTCCGCGGAATCAATGTGGGCGGGATCAACATCAAAATGGCCGACCTCAAAGCCGCCCTGGTCGGTTACCCCTTCGAGAAGGTCAAGACGCTCCTGGCCAGCGGCAACGTGGTCCTGCAGGCCGACCTTCCCCCGCAGGACGTCAAGGCGCAGTTCGAGAAGTGCCTCAGGGATTCCTTCGGATATGACGCATGGGTGGTGGTTCTTTCCGCGCCCCGGGTGGCCGGGCTGGTGGAGGCATGCCCCTACCCTGCGGATGACAAATCCACCCACAGCTACGTGACGTTGTCCTCCGACGCCGGGATGCTGGACGAATTGTTCAAGGCGGGCCAGGACCTCGGCACCGTTGAACAAATCCGGCTTGGCCCGGAAGCGCTGGCATGGTTGGCGCCCGCCGGAGGCACCCTGGACAGTCCCTTCAGCAAGCTCACAGCCAAAACCCGGTATAAGGCGAGCACCACCACCCGGAACCTTCGTACGCTTATCAAAGTCCGGGATGCCGCTGCCGCCCTTTAGCGCTGGCGCGCAGCTTTCAAAGCTGCGGTGAAGGCCTTCAGCCGGGCAATCTCCACTTCCACGGGCTCCACGATCCTCTCCCGGGCGACCTCTGCCACTGCCGACTTCAAGCGCCTGGACGCAGCCGAAGCTTTTGCCCTGGCAGCCCAACCGCCCAGAACCCTCCCGGTCATGGCCAAAAGAATGCCCAGCAATACCCCGCCAGCCACCATCAGCGTCGGCCAGGGCCAGCCCTCAGTCCGCGGAACCTCGGGGACCGGCAGTTGGAAATACCCCAGGGCCGCCAGGACACCCAGCCACAGCAGGCCGCCCACCGCCAACAGCAAAGCAAGCCACTGGACGGTATTGAAAAGGAACCACCACAAAGGACGCCGGGTGGTTTTCAAGTCAACATTCGCAATCGCCTGGTCCAGGGCGTCGGGCAATTGCTCCCGTCCTTCCCTGGCTGCTGCGCGGATTGCAGCCCGCCAGGGCCCGGGCGCACCCAAGGACGCCTCGTCCGCGAACTCGCGCACTGCGGCGTCGGTCCTTGCACGTTCGGGCGCTCCCGCAGGCGGCAAGGATGTCCTGTTCACGTCAGGCTTCGCGTCACTGCGTCCCAGGTTGAGCCTCCTGAGGGGGTCCGGCCTGAAGCGAAGCAGCCAGCGGGTCACCGGCCACCCGGTTCTGCGTGCCGACTCCCTGGCGAAAGATCGCTGGACGGCATCCACAACAACAGGCACGTTTGCCGCCGTCGCCAATTCACCGGCAAGCCGTGAGGTACTGCCCGCTTTGATCCCTCGCGCCTCCCCCTCACCGGATACCGCGCTCAAGCGGTCGGCAGCAGCGGCCACATCCGCCGCCAGGCGTTGCGTGGCGGCCTCCCGCTGAATCACGACCTTCCGGATCGCCCCACGAACCTCCGTGACGCCGTCACCGGTGACAGCAGAGGCGCTGAACACCGGAACCTTGCCCAATCCGTCCTGCGCCAATATCCCCTTCAGGGACTCGAGGACCCCCGCCGCGTCGTCCGCTGTGAGCCTGTCCACCTGATTGAGGACAACCAATGTCACGGCTCCATGGGATGCCAGGGGCTCCAGGAAGTCATTGTGGACAGCAGCGTCCGCGTATTTCTGCGGATCCATGACCCACACCAGCACGTCCACCATGCCAACCAGCCGTTGCACGATTTCCCGGTTTTCCGCCCGGGTGGAATCGAAGTCCGGCAAATCCAGCAGGACCAAGCCGGAGTCATCATCCGCGAGCCCGGGGACTGCGGGAAGATTGTGGCGCTCGAGTACGCCCAACCAGTCCAGGAGGGGACCGCTTCCAGGCTCGCCCCAGATGCCCGCCAAAGGCGCGGAGGTGGTGGGCCGGCGTGCCGCAGTAGTGGCCAGTTCGCTTCCGGAAACCGCGTTGAACAACGACGACTTGCCGCTGCCGGTGGCGCCGAAAAAGCCAATCACCGTGTGTCCGGCCGACAAGGAGCGCCGCGATGCCGCACGTTCCAAGACATCGTAAACGTTGAGCAGGTCTTCGTCCGGGAGCACGCCCTCTGCAAGCTCCCTGGCCGAGTTGAGCGATTCCAGGCGGCGCTGAAGCTGCGAAGACTCCCTGACCTGGCTGTGGCGGCTCATGCAGCACCCGCCAAGCTGCGGAGGGCCTTGGCATGGGCGGCGAGCTGGTTTCCGGTGCTGGGAGATCCTGCCTCCAGACGGGCCAGGAACCGCTGTTCCTCCCCTTCAAGGAGGAGTTTGCAGTGCGTATGGAGATCCTCGCGGGCCTGCTGCGCCAAGCGGCGGACCGCGTCCTCACCAAACACCGCTTCTAACAATCGCTGCCCCACTACCGCCGTACCCCCGGCGATCCCCACCTCCAGGCCAGTGAGCCCGGCCGTCATCGAAAACACCACCACCATGAGCGCGGCACCCAGTCCGTTGACCCCAAAGGAAAGCCACCTGGCCTGGGTCCGTTTGCCTTGCCCCTGGGTGCGGATCATTTCCATGAGGCCTTCCTGCCAGGACCGGATGGCTGCTGCGGCCCTGGCCTCGAAGCCCTCACTGGTTCCGGAAAGGTCGTCCGGGCCCAGGAGTTGCCGCCCCGCAGGGGTGGCGCGCCACCGCCTGTCCACGTTCTCTGCAGCCGTAGCGGCTTCGTCCACGAT includes:
- a CDS encoding IclR family transcriptional regulator encodes the protein MDNSSGVGVIDKAAQVLDALEAGPTTLAQLVAATGLARPTVHRLALALVHHRLVSRDIQGRFVLGSRLVELASAAGEDRLIASAGPVLIQLRDATGESAQIFRRQGDWRVCVASAERPIGLRDTIPVGTQLSMKAGSAAQVLLAWEDHDRLLEGLQNARFTPTVLAGVRRRGWGQSLGEREPGVASVSAPVRGPSGRVIAAVSISGPIERLTRQPGRLHAEVVCNAARVLTEALRKNND
- a CDS encoding DUF1697 domain-containing protein, encoding MDSYAVFLRGINVGGINIKMADLKAALVGYPFEKVKTLLASGNVVLQADLPPQDVKAQFEKCLRDSFGYDAWVVVLSAPRVAGLVEACPYPADDKSTHSYVTLSSDAGMLDELFKAGQDLGTVEQIRLGPEALAWLAPAGGTLDSPFSKLTAKTRYKASTTTRNLRTLIKVRDAAAAL
- a CDS encoding GTPase is translated as MSRHSQVRESSQLQRRLESLNSARELAEGVLPDEDLLNVYDVLERAASRRSLSAGHTVIGFFGATGSGKSSLFNAVSGSELATTAARRPTTSAPLAGIWGEPGSGPLLDWLGVLERHNLPAVPGLADDDSGLVLLDLPDFDSTRAENREIVQRLVGMVDVLVWVMDPQKYADAAVHNDFLEPLASHGAVTLVVLNQVDRLTADDAAGVLESLKGILAQDGLGKVPVFSASAVTGDGVTEVRGAIRKVVIQREAATQRLAADVAAAADRLSAVSGEGEARGIKAGSTSRLAGELATAANVPVVVDAVQRSFARESARRTGWPVTRWLLRFRPDPLRRLNLGRSDAKPDVNRTSLPPAGAPERARTDAAVREFADEASLGAPGPWRAAIRAAAREGREQLPDALDQAIANVDLKTTRRPLWWFLFNTVQWLALLLAVGGLLWLGVLAALGYFQLPVPEVPRTEGWPWPTLMVAGGVLLGILLAMTGRVLGGWAARAKASAASRRLKSAVAEVARERIVEPVEVEIARLKAFTAALKAARQR